The following coding sequences are from one Carassius auratus strain Wakin chromosome 15, ASM336829v1, whole genome shotgun sequence window:
- the fkrp gene encoding ribitol 5-phosphate transferase FKRP, translating into MRISFCQALLTGAIILNLLILYYVSRAQQQMMEKRREQSKGLKKASLPVAGLGAMGNLVGGSIVGGVKMGGLEANMRGPRVTILVLEFEDFENYVGDVARSFLRQRPELPFLAVAESPPYPPLALPEGARLLVLSPSPDQPPQSHRPEFNVQTEFVLLVPDGVELDHGRQIERLIRELEGEGGGPVRLVAAPVLTRSAVQCLHLRVNLREWTATYTSAASGSSGSVCTALQGDAVVLIRTEDLFNLSVPLGRPLMSSLFIQTSLRGWKVKLLEGPSFSASHRPLFSSAHNQWKADSRLKDATNHLMRSFGMKRVLLPDGRDQWFGCSKETPRCFGTVRDDTPEYLYLERWTPPCCLRALRETTKYVINILESSGVRYWLEGGSLLGAARHQDIIPWDYDVDLGIYLEDIPNCDYLKNLDSGSLVDANGYVWERAVEGDFYRVQYSEANHLHVDLWPFYPRNGVMTRDTWTEHKQDVEFPEHFLQPLVPMQFAGITAYGPNNHRAFLELKFGEGVIENPQYPNPAKKRLDRSRTLGS; encoded by the coding sequence ATGCGTATCAGTTTTTGCCAGGCTCTGTTAACAGGAGCCATCATTTTGAATTTGCTCATTCTATATTATGTCTCACGGGCCCAGCAGCAGATGATGGAGAAGCGCCGGGAGCAAAGTAAAGGCTTAAAGAAAGCCTCTTTGCCTGTGGCTGGACTGGGAGCTATGGGTAATCTGGTAGGTGGAAGCATTGTTGGAGGTGTCAAAATGGGAGGCCTTGAGGCCAACATGCGTGGTCCACGCGTTACAATCCTCGTTCTTGAATTTGAAGACTTTGAAAACTACGTTGGTGATGTTGCACGCTCCTTTCTGCGCCAGAGACCAGAGTTGCCCTTCCTCGCTGTAGCTGAAAGTCCACCTTACCCTCCTCTGGCACTTCCAGAGGGAGCCCGGCTCCTGGTGTTGTCGCCGAGCCCTGACCAGCCTCCACAATCCCACCGCCCCGAGTTCAATGTGCAGACGGAGTTTGTTTTGTTAGTTCCAGATGGCGTCGAGCTGGACCACGGCCGACAAATCGAGCGTCTAATTCGGGAGCTGGAAGGGGAAGGTGGCGGTCCGGTCCGACTCGTTGCTGCCCCTGTGCTGACACGCTCGGCAGTGCAGTGCCTGCACCTTCGGGTGAATCTACGGGAATGGACCGCGACCTACACTTCTGCGGCCTCAGGGAGCAGCGGCAGCGTCTGCACAGCCCTGCAGGGAGACGCCGTGGTTCTTATCCGCACCGAGGACCTTTTCAATCTCTCGGTTCCCTTAGGGCGCCcactgatgtcttccttgttcatACAAACTTCTCTGCGCGGCTGGAAGGTCAAGCTCCTGGAGGGACCTTCGTTCTCTGCAAGTCATCGTCCGCTGTTTAGCTCAGCGCACAACCAGTGGAAGGCGGACAGTCGCCTGAAAGACGCCACCAATCACCTCATGCGTAGCTTCGGGATGAAGCGCGTGCTGCTGCCTGATGGTCGCGATCAGTGGTTTGGCTGCAGTAAAGAGACACCGCGATGTTTCGGCACAGTGCGTGATGATACACCGGAATACCTCTACCTAGAGCGCTGGACTCCTCCTTGCTGTTTGCGCGCCCTACGAGAGACCACTAAGTATGTTATCAATATCTTGGAAAGCTCTGGTGTGCGTTACTGGCTGGAAGGCGGTTCCTTGTTGGGAGCAGCCCGACACCAGGATATAATCCCATGGGACTATGACGTGGATTTAGGCATCTACTTGGAGGACATTCCAAATTGCGACTACCTAAAGAACCTGGACTCCGGCTCACTGGTGGATGCTAACGGCTACGTGTGGGAGCGAGCGGTGGAAGGCGACTTCTATCGTGTGCAGTATAGTGAAGCCAACCATTTGCATGTGGACTTGTGGCCCTTCTACCCTCGCAATGGAGTTATGACCAGAGACACTTGGACTGAGCACAAACAAGACGTGGAGTTCCCAGAGCATTTTTTGCAACCCCTGGTGCCAATGCAGTTCGCCGGCATCACTGCTTATGGTCCGAACAACCACCGTGCCTTCTTGGAACTCAAGTTTGGGGAAGGGGTTATTGAGAACCCCCAGTATCCGAACCCTGCCAAGAAAAGACTGGACAGGAGTCGCACGTTAGGATCGTAG